GAACGTCCTCGAGTAGACGGGGGTACCGAGGTCCCTCATGTTCCGTGAGAAAACGTGGTAAAAGCCCGGGAGTTCCTCGATCCCCCCTATCCTGGCCCACATTCCCTCCTTCTCGGCCCTGCGCACCTGGCTCCTCAGCTTGGAAGAGAAGGACGCCATCAGCTCCTCCTTTGCCCCCGGGAGCGATAGTCTCATGGAGACCTTTGACGTCTTGACCGGCAGCCCGGGCAGGAGGTTCCCTGTGTGCCTCAACTCCATGTGGCTTATTTCCATGCTTCGCATCATCCTGGCCGCCTCGTTGAACAGCCTCTCGCGAACGCGGCGGTCATCGGCACATACCCCCCCGTAGTTGAAGAACGGGAGGGACACCACAAAGCTGCCGAAAAGAAAACTGTTGAGGTGAACGAGGGGCAGTATCCCGTCGATCTCTCCATCGCCGCCCAAGGACAGGAGATAACAGGTCCTGTGTCCGAAACTCTCCTCGATGACGTCCTTCCAGCCGGTGAGATGGTAGCAGCTCGCACCCGCGTTCTCCCTGACATACCTGTCCCAGGCATCGCGGTCTGCTTCGGTGTATGTGCGAATCGTCATCGTGATCGACCTCCCTGTGAATGGCGCACGAGGGCAGTTCCCGGCATCATCGCGCGGCGGCGATCCTGTCCGCGGCATCTCCATGGGTCCTCTCATGCCGG
The genomic region above belongs to Syntrophorhabdus sp. and contains:
- a CDS encoding FemAB family PEP-CTERM system-associated protein; protein product: MTIRTYTEADRDAWDRYVRENAGASCYHLTGWKDVIEESFGHRTCYLLSLGGDGEIDGILPLVHLNSFLFGSFVVSLPFFNYGGVCADDRRVRERLFNEAARMMRSMEISHMELRHTGNLLPGLPVKTSKVSMRLSLPGAKEELMASFSSKLRSQVRRAEKEGMWARIGGIEELPGFYHVFSRNMRDLGTPVYSRTFFRNILKRFPETARISTVYAKDGCPVASGMIVGFRETMEIPWASSLRDFNRYGPNMLLYATVLGFACDAGYRIFDFGRSTPGEGTYRFKEQWGARPTQLHWHYWLRNGRPMPEINPHNPKYGLAIRIWQHLPLALTRLIGPPLVKNLP